The following are from one region of the Nymphaea colorata isolate Beijing-Zhang1983 chromosome 7, ASM883128v2, whole genome shotgun sequence genome:
- the LOC116257062 gene encoding probable serine/threonine-protein kinase WNK11 — MPCVRLDPADKDAEPFVEVDPTGRYGRYSDLLGSGAVKRVYRAFDQEEGIEVAWNQVQLRNFTDDLSMLDRLFAEVRLLKSLRNQNIIVLYAVWVEKEPSTLNFITEVCTSGTLREYRKKHRHVSLKALKKWSKQILQGLEYLHTHEPCIIHRDLNCSNVFINGNVGKVKIGDLGLAAIVGSDHLAHSILGTPEFMAPELYEEDYNELVDIYSFGMCVLEMVTLEIPYSECDSIAKIYKKVTSGIRPAAMNKVKDPSVKAFIEKCLAAPRARPSASELLKDPFFAGLEDTY, encoded by the exons ATGCCTTGCGTGAGGCTGGATCCGGCCGATAAGGACGCCGAGCCGTTCGTGGAGGTAGACCCGACGGGGCGCTATGGGCGTTACAGCGACCTCTTGGGCTCGGGCGCGGTCAAGAGGGTTTACAGAGCGTTCGATCAGGAGGAAGGGATCGAGGTCGCGTGGAACCAGGTGCAGCTGCGGAATTTCACAGATGATCTGTCGATGCTGGACCGGCTCTTCGCCGAGGTCCGGCTGCTGAAGTCCCTCCGGAACCAAAACATTATCGTGCTGTACGCCGTGTGGGTGGAAAAGGAGCCGAGCACCCTCAACTTCATAACGGAAGTCTGCACGTCCGGGACTCTGCGCGAGTACCGCAAAAAGCACCGGCACGTCTCTCTCAAGGCCCTAAAGAAGTGGTCCAAGCAGATTCTTCAGGGCCTCGAGTACTTGCACACCCACGAGCCGTGCATCATCCACCGCGACCTCAACTGCAGCAACGTCTTCATCAACGGCAACGTCGGCAAG GTGAAGATTGGCGACTTGGGTCTGGCGGCCATAGTTGGAAGCGACCACTTAGCACACTCGATACTCGGAACGCCCGAGTTCATGGCTCCCGAGCTTTACGAAGAGGACTACAACGAGCTGGTCGACATATACTCCTTTGGCATGTGCGTGCTCGAGATGGTCACCCTGGAGATCCCTTACAGCGAGTGCGACAGCATAGCCAAGATATACAAGAAGGTTACCTCCGGCATCCGGCCGGCGGCCATGAACAAAGTCAAGGACCCCAGCGTCAAGGCCTTCATTGAGAAGTGCCTGGCCGCTCCCCGAGCCAGGCCTTCTGCCTCCGAGCTTCTCAAGGATCCGTTTTTCGCCGGCTTAGAGGACACCTACTAA